TTTAACTCTACTTGCTCAGCATAAGAACATATAAGTTTTGAATCACTCTTATCTGTCTTAACCTTGGATAGTCGCATCTGGATAAATCGTTTTACAGACAACGGATTTTCTACTGAAACATTTAGACCTTCTTCAAACAAATAATAAGCCAACTGATAATGATAGTAACCTGTAGCTTCCATCACACAATGACTCTCAGAATTTAAGAGTTTTCTAAACGCTTTAAAGCCTGAGACCTTGTTTTTAAACTGATAATAATTACCATCTGAATCTGTGACATCAAAAACTAAATAACTAATGTCAATACCAAAATATTTAATATCTTTATTCATAACAAATTATTTTTTTGAAAGGACATACTACGCGAGTTTCAACGACTTAAAATCGAGGTCTTAAAGCCTCACAGAACTGTTCGAAATCTGTGTAGAAAAGAGAGGGGATTTACAATGTTGACGAGATCTGAAGTCTCTCCGTATAAATTAACCTTATTCCTCTCTTTTGTGCTTTCTATTTTATATGTTTAAATTAGTCTTTTTTATTTAAATGCTAACTTAAGAAGTATAAATGCAATTACGGTGGATTCGATTACGTTCGAATCCAGCCATAATTGCTAAAGCCTGTGCTTAATCAAGAATTTCAGTATATTTAATCCGTAACTGACTCTTATTAATGTAGTTAGGGGTAGTTTAAAATGAGGAGCTTTAGTGCGGCAAAAGACATATTATTATCAGATTTAGACTCTGAAATTAAAAATAATCCTGAAAATGAAATTCTAAAATCCTTAGGTCGGACATTAAAATCATATGAATCTGTTTTTGAATTAAATGGAGTTATGAGTGAAATCGTTGTTGATTGTCTCGGTTTTGAATTTGAAAACGGAGAAAAACTAATTGAGTTTGAAAAATATTTTTCGGACTATTCAAATTCAATTCGTTCGACTGAATTGAGAAGTTTGGCGATAATTTTGAGGTGATAAATAAAATAAATCGTTCTGATATGAATGCATTTGCTCTAGACTAACCTGAAGAATATCACTGGGAAAAATAAATATTAGTACCACTACATCGCAAATAAAACATCTAGATTTTAACGTTCAGAAAACAGGTAGTAAATACCGAAAAGCATTCGAATAAAGAACTCAATCATAAAATAAAAGTAGGAGTAACCCAAATTATCCAACCCAACCAAGCTCAACTTTAGTATCTTGCCTTAATAAAATATTATTATGAAAATAAACTTATTGTCTTGTGATGCTCAAAGACCAGATAGAAGAGCTATAGCCAAATGCATTGTAGAGATTTCAACAGGGATAGATAATGGTTTGGCAAATGAACTTACGGACATCCTTTTAGAAGGTGATCCTGTAGATATTGAGCTGGACGATAAAAACACAGGTTCTGCTTTACGTGCTTTGCGAAAGCTTGATATTGACTACGAAATTGTAGAATAATTTTAATCGGTTTTTTAGAGCTGAAAATCTAATGTTTTGTGTTTAATTGGGTATTAATTATTTGTTAATCAGGGTTTTGTTAAATTTGGTTAAAAAGGTTAAAACTATTTTAAATAGCATTTCAATCATGAAAAAAAGATTTGCTTTGTTTTAAATAACAAATAAATTTTTAATTATGAAAAAAGTATTACTAGTTGCTGCGATGGCAGTTTTTGGGTTAACACAAGTTACCGCTCAAGATGTTCAATTTGGTGCTAAATTAGGGTTGAACTTTGCTTCAATCACTGGAGATAATACCGATGGGTTTGACACGGTAACATCTTTTAATTACGGACTTGTGGCTGAGGTGCCACTTTCGGAAAAATTCTCTTTTCAACCTGAGGTTTTGTATTCTGGTCAAGGTTTTTCTTTAGGCTCTGATGAATCTGATACGGTTCAGTTAGATTATCTCACCGTGCCGTTAATGGGGAAGTATTACTTAACTAAAAGCTTAAGCTTAGAAGCTGGGCCACAATTAGGCTTTTTAATTTCTGCTAAGCAAGACGATGTTAATCTAAAAGATAGTTACAAAGGTTTAGATTTAGGTGTCAACTTTGGGTTGGGCTATAAATTAGACAACGGACTTAATTTTTCAGCACGCTATAATGTAGGCTTATCAGATGTTAATGATGTCGATAGCTTTAATGACAAATATAAAAACGGAGTTATGCAAGTGTCTATTGGTTATTTCTTTTTCTAAAACAACAGCATAAATTAAGATATTTAAAACCGAAGCCTAGTGTTTCGGTTTTTTTAGTTTTAGCCGTGTAGTAAATAGCCCCATTTTAAATGCTTGCGTTTATCTAATCGGGAAAGTATTTTCAAAAATATCATAGCCGTTATTAAGGCATCACCACTAGCAGTATGTCTATCCACTTTAGGGACGTTAAGTTCTTTACATAAATCGTCTAGCGAGTAATGCTTCTGCAAGGTATCTTGATATATTTTATGCTTAGATTTTTTGAAGAGCACGCCGGTATCGATAAACTTGTTTTTTAGTTTTCCTAAACCGTTGCGTAACATCATTTCATTCATCATGTTTTTATCGAAGCCAGCATGGTGAGCCACAAGTACGCTGTTTTGAATGTATTCTAAAAAAGCCTCAATAGCCTCTAGTTCGGTTACTTTTTCATAATCTCCGTTTTTCATAAGACCATGAATTTTTACGGTTTCAGATTTAAAAATATCCTGATGTATATAAAGCTCAAAACTATTACTTACAGGTATAGTTTTATGAACAATAGATACCGCACCAATAGATAGTACACGATCTTCCTTTTTATCAAAACCTGTAGTTTCTGTATCAAAAGCCACAAAACGCGTATCCTCAATGGGGCCTTTAGCTTTCTTTTTAAAACGCTCTAAATAGGCCAAATAAAATTCGGGATAATTGTCTTGTTTCTTATTAAACCAATTAAATTCCATTTTAGATAAAGTTTTTTAAATCGAAACGTAATTTTAAAGTCTCTTGTATATCGTGTATGGGTTTAAAACAGCGCTTTAATTTTAGTTTTTCTTCCTTAGTTAAAGTTTCTAGTTTTATAAATTTCCCAGAGTTATTGTGCAGTAAACCTTGTTTGGTTTTAAATTTAGACAAAGCCTTAAAAGCATAAGCACAAGACTCGTAAAGTTCTTTATTATTCGGGTCTATTTCTGCCATTTTTTCGTAGCGCTCGTAAGTATTGTTTACGTTTTTAATTTGATTGCTTAGTACTAGTAAACGCGCAGCATCAATTAAAGGCATTAAACCACGACTTTTAATATTAAACAAATCTTTTTGTTCACCATTTTGTTCAACCAAAAATTGTTTAAAAATACCAAGAGGCGTAGGGCTTTTAATAGCCTCGCTACCTAGGAATTTATAGAAAAGGCTCGATCCGCCTAAGGCTTCAAAAATACTTTCCGATAAGGTGTCAACTAATTTTTCATTACCATAAACACGAGAGTAATCAAAGAAAATAGAGGATAGCAAAATGGCTTTATCATCAGGACTTAAAATCCAATTCTGAAATTGTGTTTTCCATTTAGAAATCGATTTACACCATTCCGGGTTAATCGCCATCATATCAGCTTCACAATATTCAAAACCAATTTTATTAAGCGATTTGGTTACGTATTTAGCCAGTTGTAAAAAGTAAGCCTGAGTTTCTTCGTACTTATCTTCCGGTACATCTTCAAAAACTAAAGCATTATCCTGATCTGTAAACAGTAGTTGTTCTCTTCTGCCTTGGCTACCTAAGGCTAGCCAAGAAAAAGCAACTGGTGGCTCTGTTGGCATTTTCTTTAAAGCAATTTCAACGGCACGAATGGTTACGGCGTCGTTAATTTCCGAAATAACATTAATAATATGTGTTAACGGAATATTTTGTTCTAAATAACTTTTAAGTAATGTGTTTGCTTTTAAGCGTGCTATGCGTAGTTTTTTTGTTCGGTTGGCACGTTTTATTTCTTTTAAAATTACCGAAGGTGTGTTTCCTAAAGTAACCAAAACATCATGATGCGTAAGTACGCCAATTAGGCGAGAACTTACCGTGCCATCTTTGGTAATGCATAAATGACCAATACTGTTCTTTATCATTTTTAGTTGGCCATCGGCAACTGTTAAATCTCTTTTAGCCGTAATTACAGGTGAACTCATAATATTTGTAACTGCTGTGGTAATCGGAAATTTGCCTGTTGCAATTTTATTTTTTATATCACTATTGGTAATTATACCTACAGGTTTTTTATGGTCTACCACAATAATACAGCCAATTTTATGTAGAGACATTAAAATTGCAGCTTCTTGTAAAGTAGATGTTGTTGGACAGGTAATTGGTGTTTTTGTATAGTTTGCCGTTTGGAAATTTACAATGTCTTGCGAGGTGTTTGGCAGGTAATCTTTAAAAATAGCATTGTTTTCCTCAGTAGTGTAAGAGTCGTAGGCGTTGGTTGCAAAAGCGGTAATAAGATATTGATAAACCTTGGCATTATTCTCTGTAGCCGATTGAAAGTTTTTAATAGGCAAGGCGTAAATAATAGTCTCCTCGTTTGCCGTAGCCGTTAATTTATAATTTTCGCGCGCAATAAGAGGGCGCACGCCAAAAATATCTCCTGTATCGTTAATAGTAACAAGTTCTTGTGTGTTGTTTTCTGTATGAAACAAGCTAATGGCTCCAGCTCTTACAATATAGAAATACTCGTTTGCTGGTTGGTCTGCCTTAAATAAAGTGTCACCTTTTTCGAGGTAAACAATTACCGTTTCTTCGGCGATTTCTAAAAGTTTTTTAAACTTTATTAAATCGAAGGGCGGATAAATTTTTAAGAAATCGCAAACACGTTCAGCAATCGAGTTTTTCATAAGTTTGTTTTCGGTGTGAAAATTATATTAATTTAAAATCTAAAAGTAATTCACCTTCAATCGATGCTTGTAAATGGTCGCCTTTTACATTAAGTCCAACACCAGCTGCAGGTGTGCCAGTAAAAATAATATCACCTTCTTTTAAGGTCATAAAACTCGATACATACGCTATAATTTCAGCAAAATTATAAATCATAAAATCGGTGTTTCCAACCTGTTTTTGTTCACCATTAATAACCAAATCGAAATTAATATTGTTTAAATCTGGGAAGTTAGCAACAGGCTTAAAACCAGAAATAGGTGAGGCACCATCAAAACCTTTAGCTAAAGCCCAAGGGCCTTTATTTTCGCGGCTTGCAGCAAGTACATCTTTCGCTGTGTAATCAATACCAACAGCAATTTCCGAAATGTAACCGTTAGCATCTTCCAAGCTAATATCTTTACCCGTTTTTCCAATTTTTATTACCAACTCTATCTCGTAAGCCAATTGGTTTGTAATTGCCGGGAAAACAACATCCGCATTACCCGTTACAACGCTACTATCTGGCTTTGTGAAAATAACCTGTTTACCCGTTTTAATGGCGCTAATTTCAGACTTATCGTTCACATAATTTTTTCCAATTCCAATAACTTTCATCTACTTAGTTTTATAGTTTATAATCAAATTTTAAGAGAAAATAAAAGTAGTAAATAAGCCATTTAAAAAAGTGCTTTTCCTCGAAAATAATTTGGGCGTTACCATAAGGGTCGGGCTTTCAGCAGTCGCTTTTTTGTGTTGCATAGGTGCAACCACACAAAAAGAGCTCCAACAAATGCTTCAATCCCTAACGCAGGCTAGTCTGTTAAATTAAAACTTACAGCGAGTTGTAGTGTAAATATGTTAGGTTGTTGTTAAAAAAAAGCAAATGAAAATATGTCATAATCCCTACATGTGGTATCTTTATTGACATGTATTTTCAATATACTAAATTTTCACATGCAACACCTTAAAGAATCCACATCACCCAAAGATAAAACAAAACAAAAAGTCACGATGGCCCAAGCCTTTAAAACCATTATTTGGCCACGCCGGAAATTGGTTCTATTAGGTTTGTTATTAATAGTAATTCGCAGCTTGGCGGGTTTAGTATTGCCATGGCAAAGTAAAGTATTGCTAGACGATGTTGTACCAAACAAAGATATCTCGATGTTGTACAATTTAATAGGTATCGTTATAGCGGCTATTACAGTACAAGCGGTAACCTCATTTTTACTAACACAAATTTTAAGCGTACAGGCCCAATACTTAATAAGCGAATTAAGAGCGCAGGTACAAAAAAAAGTACTTTCTCTACCTATTAGCTTCTTCGACAATACCAAATCTGGTGCTTTAGTATCTCGAATTATGAGCGATGTGGAAGGTGTGCGTAATTTAATCGGTACGGGTTTAGTACAGCTTGTTGGTGGATCGTTTACAGCTATTGTTTCTCTAGTGATATTAATAGATTTAAACCCATGGATGACGCTTTTTGTGTTTGTTCCTTTATCCATTTTTGGATATATCGCGCTTAGAGCCTTTAAATATATTCGTCCTATTTTTAGAAAACGCGGAAAAATTAACGCTGAGGTAAAAGGTAGACTTACCGAAACGCTTGCTGGTGTGCGCGTAATAAAAGCCTTTAATGCCGAAGAGCAAGAAAATATTGTTTTTGAAGAAGGTGTTGATAAATTATTTCAGAATGTAAAAAAGAGTTTAACCGCAACCGCTTTAATGACCAGTTCTTCTACCTTTTTAATAGGTGTAGCCACTACAGGTATTATGGGGATTGGTGGTTATTATATGATTTTAGGAGAAATGACCACCGGTGAATTTCTCTTCTTCACCTTAGTCCTTGGTTTTATGATTGCCCCAATTGTGCAAATGAGTAACATTGGTAGCCAACTTACCGAAGCTTTAGCTGGTTTAGATCGTACCGAAGAGCTTATGAATATGACGGCTGAAGAAGATAACGAAGCCCGAACCATAGAGCTTAACACATTAAAAGGTGATATTGAATTTAAAGATGTAACGTTCTCTTACGAGGAAGGTAAAGATGTCTTGCATAATATTAACTTTAAAGCGCCGGCGGGTTCTGTAACAGCTTTAGTTGGGAGTTCAGGGTCTGGTAAGTCGACTATAGCAGGACTTTCAGCAACGTTTTTAACGCCTCAAAAAGGTAAAGTTACTATTGATAATCAAGATTTATCTAAAGTAAGGTTAAGTAGTTATCGCCAGCATTTAGGTGTGGTTCTGCAAGATGAATTTTTGTTCGAAGGCAGCATAAGGCAAAACATTATGTTTCCGAGACCAAACGCTACAGAAGCCGAATTACAAAATGCTGTAAAAGCGGCTTATGTTAATGAGTTTACGGATAGATTTGACGACGGATTAGAAACGTTAATAGGGGAGCGTGGTGTAAAACTTTCTGGCGGACAACGTCAACGTTTGGCTATTGCGCGTGCTATTCTTGCAAATCCGAAGGTTATTATTTTAGATGAAGCCACATCGAGTTTAGATACCGAAAGTGAAGCTTTAATTCAAAAGAGTTTATCAGAATTAATAAAAGATAGAACCACTATAGTTATTGCACACCGTTTAAGTACAATTCGTAAAGCCGATCAAATTTTGGTTATCGAAGCCGGCCATGTTGTAGAACGTGGCACGCACGATGAACTGATTGCTTTAGGTGCACGTTATTATGATTTATACACATATCAAGCAAAAATTTAATACATGAAAGTAACCGATTTAAGAACAACCGAGTATAACGAGTTTTACGCAGGCTATATAGGTAAAGTGCCAAAAAGCTGGACACTAAAAAAAGGTTTTGATTTAGGGAAAACAGAGGTAGTTGAATTTTTTAAAGCTATCCCAAACGATAAATTGGAATACCGTTATGCCGAAAATAAATGGACCGTAAAAGAAGTCTTTCAGCATATTATAGATACCGAGCGTGTTATGGGGTATCGTTGTTTTAGAATGGCGCGTCACGATGCTACAGCTATGGCAGGTTTTGAGCAGGATGATTATATTAAACCTTCTAAAGCAAACCAAAAATCTATGGATATTTTGGTAAACGAATATTTAAGCGTTCGCCAAAGTACAAATGCCTTAATACAGAGTTTAAGCAACGAAGATCTAGAATTTGTAGGGAATGCTAACGGAGCAGCGATGTCTGCAAGAGCAGTCGCCTTTATGGTGCTAGGGCACGAAATCTGGCATATAGATATCATAAAAGCGTTGTATTTATAATCCAAAATATCAATTTTAAGACACTTTCTTGTTTTTATTGTTTTAGAGTATGCTTTATGATAGCTTTAATTTAATTTAAAGCACTTTTAAGGCGTTTTAAGGCGTTTTTCGAAAATTAACAAATGTTAATAATTATTGCGTCAAGTCGATAAAGTGTATTTAAAATGCCATTTTAATTCGTATATTTGTTTGTATTCAAAAGGATGCTCTATAGCATCTTTTTTTTATGCTAATGAAATACTGAATCTTTTTTACATAGCGTAAAATAGAATATTAGAATTTCATTAATCCTGTATAAAAAGCAGGGTCTCATATTAATAATAAAATAATATCAATTCATAATTTATGAGCGAACAGAAAGAAGAATTTAACAAGCACAATTATTCTGCCGATAGCATTCAAGCTTTAGAAGGTATGGAGCACGTGCGTATGCGTCCGTCGATGTATATTGGCGACGTTGGTGTACGTGGTTTACACCATTTAGTTTACGAGGTTGTCGATAACTCGATTGATGAGGCTTTAGCCGGACATTGTAATAATATTACAGTAATTATCAATGAAGATAACTCGATTACGACTGAAGATGATGGTCGTGGTATTCCTGTAGATTTACACAAAAAAGAAGGCGTTTCGGCTCTAGAGGTTGTAATGACTAAAATTGGTGCTGGTGGTAAATTCGATAAAGATTCTTATAAAGTTTCTGGTGGATTGCACGGTGTTGGTGTAAGTTGTGTAAATGCTTTATCTGCACATTTAAGAGCTACCGTTTATAGAAATGGAGAAGTTTGGGAACAAGAGTACGAGCGCGGTAAAGCCCTATATCCTGTAAAGAAAATAGGAGAAACGGACAAACGTGGTACTATAGTTACTTTTAGACCAGATGAAACTATTTTTAAACAAACTTTAGAGTATAGTTATGATACTTTAGCAAGTCGTTTACGTGAGTTAGCTTACCTTAATAAAGGTATTACAATTCATTTAGTTGATAGAAGAACAGTAAAAGAAGATGGTGAGTTTGAAGGTGAAACTTTTCATTCTGAAGAAGGTTTAAAAGAGTTTATCAAGTATTTAGATGCCACTCGTGAGCCTTTAATGAAAGATGTTATCGCTTTTGAAGGTGAGAAAAATGGTGTACCTGTTGAGGTTGCTATGATTTATAATACATCGTACGCAGAGAATTTACATTCTTACGTAAATAATATTAATACACATGAAGGTGGAACACACCTTTCTGGTTTCCGTCGTGGTTTAACTCATACCCTTAAAAAGTATGCAGATGAATCAGGATTGTTAAAAAACTTAAAGTTTGATATTGCTGGTGATGATTTCCGTGAAGGGCTTACCGCTATTATTTCTGTAAAAGTACAGGAGCCTCAGTTTGAAGGGCAAACCAAAACAAAATTAGGTAACCGTGAAGTTTCTGCATCTGTAAGTCAAGCAGTATCAGAAATGCTTACCGATTACTTAGAAGAACATCCAGATGATGCTAAAATCATTGTTCAAAAAGTAATTTTAGCTGCACAAGCACGTCACGCCGCTCAAAAGGCTCGTGATATGGTACAACGTAAAACGGTAATGAGTATTGGTGGTTTACCTGGTAAACTATCCGATTGTTCTGAGCAAGATCCTGCAAAATGCGAAGTATTCCTTGTAGAGGGAGATTCGGCAGGTGGTACGGCTAAGCAAGGTCGTGATAGAGCGTTTCAAGCTATTCTTCCACTTCGTGGTAAAATATTAAACGTTGAAAAAGCCATGGTTCACAAGGTTTTTGAAAACGAAGAGATAAAAAATATCTTTACAGCACTTGGTGTAACTATTGGTACTGAAGAAGATAGTAAAGCTTTAAATCTTTCAAAATTACGTTACCATAAAGTAGTGATTATGTGTGATGCCGATATCGATGGTAGTCACATTGCTACTTTAATTTTAACGTTCTTCTTTAGATACATGAAGGAACTTATTGAAAACGGACATATCTACATTGCAACGCCGCCATTATACTTAGTAAAACGTGGTGCTAAAAAACAATATGCATGGTCTGATGCTGAGCGTGATACTATTGTTTCAGAATTTGGAGATGGATCTAAGATACAACGATATAAAGGTCTTGGAGAGATGAACGCAGAACAACTTTGGGATACCACTATGAATCCTGAATTTAGAACGATGCGTTTAGTTCAAATTGAAAACGGAACAGAAGCCGATAGAGTTTTCTCTATGTTAATGGGTGATGAAGTACCACCTCGTAGAGAGTTTATTGAGAAGAATGCTATTTACGCAAATATTGACGCGTAAAACATATTCATTTTATATACAAAAGCGCCTGTCTAAATTTAGACAGGCGCTTTTTATTTGGCTATTAATGTAGGACTAATTTGGGGCAAAGTTTTTATAATATACTTTTCTAGAATAACCCCAAGCCAACTCTTACGCTTGGTGTGCTTACTCGAACTCTCGTATTAACTGTACTTCTGTTATTATATCTATTGTTGTAATAGTTATTGCTATAACCATAGTAGTAAAAAGAAGCATGATGGTAGTAATGATCGCTATGGTGACAATGGCTGTCGCAATATTCGTAATGGCTTGCGTAAGCATCTTTTTTGCCCTTCATGTAAGCGCGGTACGCTTTTTTGTCGTTTCGTTTTAGGTTCTTTTCATAGGTTTTTTGATCTTCCCAAAAAATTTCATCATCAGCTTTTGAATCAGCTGTAAATTGTTGTTCGTATTTGGCATCTTCTAATGCGCGTTTTTGGTAATACGATTTTTTATCTATTCTTTCGTCTTGAGAAACTTCTGCTTCTTGACTATACGTTGCAAAAGAACTTCCTATAATTATTGCGAATACTAATGTTTTAAATAATGTCATCTCTTTAAAATTTTAATGATTAATTAAGCTTTTAATAAGCCTTCATTAATAAGACACTTAGTATATAGTTTACCCTATAGTTTTTTTTAATAATAATATATAGAACAAAAAAAGAACACCTAAGGGTGTTCTTTTTTTGCTATAAAAACTAATTCAAAATTTTTAATTTTTATATATAAATACTGAAGAAGCAGAAGCTAAACTATTGTTAACAGTAGGTGTCATGTTTCCTCCAGAACCAATGTTGTTAAAAGCTAAAATTCTACCACCGCCGTTACCAGCTTCGGCAATAAATACGGTTTGGGTAGTAGCATCGTAAGCTACGTCTACAGGGTTGCCTAAAAGTGTAGCGGTTCCAGATACTCGTGTTTGTTGAGATGCAGATAAGGTTGCTCCATTGGCAGTATCGTTAAACTTACTTGTAAAGTCTTCTATGATGTGAAATGCACCATCGTCTTGACCGTTAGTGGCATCTGCAATATCTGTCATTACCATAACATCAGAAGCACTATCATAAGTTAAACCATGTGTTCTAACAATGCCTTCTATTGCTATTCTTTTAGAAGCACTTAAGGTTTCGTTACTTGTGTTAGCTGTAAAATTCGTAAAAACAGCAAGTTCATTTGTTGCATCAACTACAGCATACAAATCGTTGTTTTTAAAAGTAATACCCCAAAGTTTAAAATCGGTAGTAATAGTAGTTCTTAGGGTGAAAGAATTTCCGTTGCGTGTATAGATAAATAATTTACCATCTGGTGTAGTTGCATCTCCATCTACGTCAGCATTATCTGCAACAACATAAGTGTTTCCGTTAACGGCAAGTTCTCTTGGACTCGTCATATCCATAGTTCCGTCAATGTCTGCGTTAATTGTAGCGTTATCTAAAAGGTTAGAAATGTTTGAAAAACCTTCAAGACCTAAACCAGAACGTGATGCTTGTATAACAGCATCGGAGTCGTTATCAAAGTAAATACCATCGGCAGCTGTAGATGTTGTAATTAGTGTTTTTGTTGTAATGTTTGCAGAATTTGTAACATCATATATAGTAATGTTACCATCGGAATTGTTCGATGCGTAAACTGTTGTAGAACTAGCGGATTCCATTTCCATATTGTTATCGTCATCATTACTACATGAGAATGCCAATATTGAGGTTAAAACTAGAGTTGCTAAAAATCTGTTTGAATTTAATTGTTTCATAATATTTGTGTTTTTTTTCGTTGTTATCGATACCTACGAAATTATAACCAAGTCGGTTTTATTTTTTTTCAAAATTAATTTCAGGTGTTAAAAACACTGCATCATATTATGATTCTATTGAGGGTTTAAGAGTTGATCAGTTTTTTGTTAGGTTTTATTTTCCGCCATTGGCTTGTAAATCGGCAATACATTGAGCGTCCAGTTGTGGAGCGGTACTCATGCTTGCCATATCGCTTAGATTTACAGCAGATTCTGATGCCCAATACATTAAGCAGTTTTCTACATTGCAATGTTTTGGATGTTCTTCATCTTCATGCTCACTTTGTAGCGGTGTCCCTAAATTTGTAAGCCCAAATATATGCCCAAATTCGTGATTAATTACTGTAGTCTCTAATAACGTTCTGTCTGGCTCAAACGGACTATTACTAAAGCTTTCTACCGTTTCTTGATAAACTACAAACGAGGTGTTCCAATAAGCAGTTCCTAATACTACGGTATTATCTGTTTCAGAATCATTGTCTGATTTTCCGTCCGAAAAATAAGCCCAAACAGCAATTTGGTTACTTGTGTTATAGTGTGTTCTATGCTCTGTCTCTATGTCGGCAATATCTTCTAAACTATAAGTGGTTTTTCCAGGTG
The window above is part of the Algibacter sp. L3A6 genome. Proteins encoded here:
- a CDS encoding porin family protein, with protein sequence MKKVLLVAAMAVFGLTQVTAQDVQFGAKLGLNFASITGDNTDGFDTVTSFNYGLVAEVPLSEKFSFQPEVLYSGQGFSLGSDESDTVQLDYLTVPLMGKYYLTKSLSLEAGPQLGFLISAKQDDVNLKDSYKGLDLGVNFGLGYKLDNGLNFSARYNVGLSDVNDVDSFNDKYKNGVMQVSIGYFFF
- a CDS encoding DUF294 nucleotidyltransferase-like domain-containing protein encodes the protein MKNSIAERVCDFLKIYPPFDLIKFKKLLEIAEETVIVYLEKGDTLFKADQPANEYFYIVRAGAISLFHTENNTQELVTINDTGDIFGVRPLIARENYKLTATANEETIIYALPIKNFQSATENNAKVYQYLITAFATNAYDSYTTEENNAIFKDYLPNTSQDIVNFQTANYTKTPITCPTTSTLQEAAILMSLHKIGCIIVVDHKKPVGIITNSDIKNKIATGKFPITTAVTNIMSSPVITAKRDLTVADGQLKMIKNSIGHLCITKDGTVSSRLIGVLTHHDVLVTLGNTPSVILKEIKRANRTKKLRIARLKANTLLKSYLEQNIPLTHIINVISEINDAVTIRAVEIALKKMPTEPPVAFSWLALGSQGRREQLLFTDQDNALVFEDVPEDKYEETQAYFLQLAKYVTKSLNKIGFEYCEADMMAINPEWCKSISKWKTQFQNWILSPDDKAILLSSIFFDYSRVYGNEKLVDTLSESIFEALGGSSLFYKFLGSEAIKSPTPLGIFKQFLVEQNGEQKDLFNIKSRGLMPLIDAARLLVLSNQIKNVNNTYERYEKMAEIDPNNKELYESCAYAFKALSKFKTKQGLLHNNSGKFIKLETLTKEEKLKLKRCFKPIHDIQETLKLRFDLKNFI
- a CDS encoding DinB family protein — its product is MKVTDLRTTEYNEFYAGYIGKVPKSWTLKKGFDLGKTEVVEFFKAIPNDKLEYRYAENKWTVKEVFQHIIDTERVMGYRCFRMARHDATAMAGFEQDDYIKPSKANQKSMDILVNEYLSVRQSTNALIQSLSNEDLEFVGNANGAAMSARAVAFMVLGHEIWHIDIIKALYL
- a CDS encoding PolC-type DNA polymerase III, coding for MEFNWFNKKQDNYPEFYLAYLERFKKKAKGPIEDTRFVAFDTETTGFDKKEDRVLSIGAVSIVHKTIPVSNSFELYIHQDIFKSETVKIHGLMKNGDYEKVTELEAIEAFLEYIQNSVLVAHHAGFDKNMMNEMMLRNGLGKLKNKFIDTGVLFKKSKHKIYQDTLQKHYSLDDLCKELNVPKVDRHTASGDALITAMIFLKILSRLDKRKHLKWGYLLHG
- a CDS encoding ABC transporter ATP-binding protein — its product is MQHLKESTSPKDKTKQKVTMAQAFKTIIWPRRKLVLLGLLLIVIRSLAGLVLPWQSKVLLDDVVPNKDISMLYNLIGIVIAAITVQAVTSFLLTQILSVQAQYLISELRAQVQKKVLSLPISFFDNTKSGALVSRIMSDVEGVRNLIGTGLVQLVGGSFTAIVSLVILIDLNPWMTLFVFVPLSIFGYIALRAFKYIRPIFRKRGKINAEVKGRLTETLAGVRVIKAFNAEEQENIVFEEGVDKLFQNVKKSLTATALMTSSSTFLIGVATTGIMGIGGYYMILGEMTTGEFLFFTLVLGFMIAPIVQMSNIGSQLTEALAGLDRTEELMNMTAEEDNEARTIELNTLKGDIEFKDVTFSYEEGKDVLHNINFKAPAGSVTALVGSSGSGKSTIAGLSATFLTPQKGKVTIDNQDLSKVRLSSYRQHLGVVLQDEFLFEGSIRQNIMFPRPNATEAELQNAVKAAYVNEFTDRFDDGLETLIGERGVKLSGGQRQRLAIARAILANPKVIILDEATSSLDTESEALIQKSLSELIKDRTTIVIAHRLSTIRKADQILVIEAGHVVERGTHDELIALGARYYDLYTYQAKI
- a CDS encoding fumarylacetoacetate hydrolase family protein is translated as MKVIGIGKNYVNDKSEISAIKTGKQVIFTKPDSSVVTGNADVVFPAITNQLAYEIELVIKIGKTGKDISLEDANGYISEIAVGIDYTAKDVLAASRENKGPWALAKGFDGASPISGFKPVANFPDLNNINFDLVINGEQKQVGNTDFMIYNFAEIIAYVSSFMTLKEGDIIFTGTPAAGVGLNVKGDHLQASIEGELLLDFKLI
- the gyrB gene encoding DNA topoisomerase (ATP-hydrolyzing) subunit B: MSEQKEEFNKHNYSADSIQALEGMEHVRMRPSMYIGDVGVRGLHHLVYEVVDNSIDEALAGHCNNITVIINEDNSITTEDDGRGIPVDLHKKEGVSALEVVMTKIGAGGKFDKDSYKVSGGLHGVGVSCVNALSAHLRATVYRNGEVWEQEYERGKALYPVKKIGETDKRGTIVTFRPDETIFKQTLEYSYDTLASRLRELAYLNKGITIHLVDRRTVKEDGEFEGETFHSEEGLKEFIKYLDATREPLMKDVIAFEGEKNGVPVEVAMIYNTSYAENLHSYVNNINTHEGGTHLSGFRRGLTHTLKKYADESGLLKNLKFDIAGDDFREGLTAIISVKVQEPQFEGQTKTKLGNREVSASVSQAVSEMLTDYLEEHPDDAKIIVQKVILAAQARHAAQKARDMVQRKTVMSIGGLPGKLSDCSEQDPAKCEVFLVEGDSAGGTAKQGRDRAFQAILPLRGKILNVEKAMVHKVFENEEIKNIFTALGVTIGTEEDSKALNLSKLRYHKVVIMCDADIDGSHIATLILTFFFRYMKELIENGHIYIATPPLYLVKRGAKKQYAWSDAERDTIVSEFGDGSKIQRYKGLGEMNAEQLWDTTMNPEFRTMRLVQIENGTEADRVFSMLMGDEVPPRREFIEKNAIYANIDA